From a region of the Rhodococcus sp. 4CII genome:
- the rpsG gene encoding 30S ribosomal protein S7 has translation MPRKGPAPKRPLINDPVYGSPLVTQLVNKILLDGKKSTAERIVYEALEQAREKTGTDPVVTLKRALDNVKPALEVRSRRVGGATYQVPVEVRPGRSTTLALRWLVTFSRQRREKTMVERLANELLDASNGLGAAVKRREDTHKMAEANKAFAHYRW, from the coding sequence ATGCCACGTAAGGGCCCCGCTCCGAAGCGTCCGCTCATCAACGACCCGGTCTACGGTTCGCCCCTGGTGACGCAGCTCGTCAACAAGATCCTGCTGGACGGCAAGAAGTCCACCGCCGAGCGCATCGTCTACGAAGCACTCGAGCAGGCGCGCGAGAAGACCGGCACCGATCCGGTCGTCACCCTCAAGCGTGCACTGGACAACGTCAAGCCTGCCCTCGAGGTCCGCAGCCGCCGTGTCGGTGGCGCCACCTACCAGGTGCCGGTCGAGGTCCGTCCGGGCCGTTCCACCACCCTCGCGCTGCGCTGGCTGGTGACCTTCTCCCGGCAGCGCCGTGAGAAGACGATGGTCGAGCGTCTCGCCAACGAGCTCCTCGACGCCAGCAACGGCCTCGGTGCCGCTGTGAAGCGCCGTGAGGACACTCACAAGATGGCCGAAGCCAACAAGGCATTCGCCCACTACCGCTGGTGA
- the fusA gene encoding elongation factor G, with protein sequence MAQEVLTDLNKVRNIGIMAHIDAGKTTTTERILFYTGVNYKIGETHDGASTTDWMEQEKERGITITSAAVTCFWNNNQINIIDTPGHVDFTVEVERSLRVLDGAVAVFDGKEGVEPQSEQVWRQAAKYDVPRICFVNKMDKMGADFYFTVQTIIDRLGAKPLVLQLPIGAEDDFDGVVDLVEMKAVTWRGTVAIGAEPTIEEIPADLADKAAEYREKLLETVAESDEKLMEKYFAGEELSVEEIKGAIRKMTVNSELYPVLCGSAFKNKGVQPMLDAVIDYLPNPLDIGEVQGHALGNEEEILTRKPSKEEPFSALAFKIASHPFFGKLTFVRVYSGRIDPGAQVMNATKGKKERIGKLFQMHANKENPVDEAVAGHIYAMIGLKDTTTGDTLCAQDAPIVLESMSFPDPVIQVSIEPKTKSDQEKLGTAIQKLAEEDPTFSVELDEETGQTVIGGMGELHLDILVDRMRREFKVEANVGKPQVAYRETITKKVEKHDYTHKKQTGGSGQFAKVIIALEPFVGEDGATYEFENKVSGGRIPREYIPSVDAGAQDAMQYGVLAGYPLVNLKLSLLDGAYHDVDSSEMAFKVAGSQALKEAARKAGPVILEPLMAVEVTTPEEYMGDVIGDLNSRRGQIQAMEERSGARVVKALVPLSEMFGYIGDLRSKTQGRANFSMVFDSYAEVPANVSKEIIAKATGE encoded by the coding sequence GTGGCACAGGAAGTGCTGACCGACCTGAACAAGGTCCGCAACATCGGCATCATGGCGCACATCGATGCCGGCAAGACCACGACCACCGAGCGCATCCTGTTCTACACCGGTGTCAACTACAAGATCGGTGAGACGCACGACGGTGCGTCGACGACGGACTGGATGGAGCAGGAGAAGGAACGCGGCATCACGATCACCTCTGCCGCGGTGACCTGCTTCTGGAACAACAACCAGATCAACATCATCGACACGCCGGGCCACGTCGACTTCACCGTCGAGGTGGAGCGTTCGCTCCGCGTGCTCGACGGCGCCGTTGCCGTTTTCGACGGCAAGGAGGGCGTCGAGCCCCAGTCGGAGCAGGTGTGGCGTCAGGCCGCCAAGTACGACGTTCCGCGCATCTGTTTCGTCAACAAGATGGACAAGATGGGCGCGGACTTCTACTTCACGGTCCAGACCATCATCGACCGCCTCGGCGCGAAGCCGCTCGTCCTGCAGCTGCCGATCGGCGCCGAGGACGACTTCGACGGCGTCGTCGACCTGGTCGAGATGAAGGCTGTCACCTGGCGTGGCACGGTCGCCATCGGCGCCGAGCCCACCATCGAGGAGATCCCGGCCGATCTCGCCGACAAGGCTGCCGAGTACCGCGAGAAGCTGCTCGAGACGGTCGCCGAGTCCGACGAGAAGCTCATGGAGAAGTACTTCGCCGGTGAGGAACTCTCCGTCGAGGAGATCAAGGGCGCCATCCGCAAGATGACGGTCAACTCCGAGCTGTACCCGGTTCTGTGTGGCTCCGCGTTCAAGAACAAGGGCGTTCAGCCCATGCTCGACGCGGTCATCGACTACCTGCCGAACCCGCTGGACATCGGCGAGGTCCAGGGTCACGCCCTCGGCAACGAAGAAGAAATTCTCACGCGTAAGCCGAGCAAGGAAGAGCCGTTCTCGGCTCTCGCCTTCAAGATCGCGTCGCACCCCTTCTTCGGCAAGCTGACGTTCGTCCGCGTGTACTCCGGCCGGATCGATCCGGGCGCCCAGGTCATGAATGCGACCAAGGGCAAGAAGGAGCGCATCGGAAAGCTCTTCCAGATGCACGCCAACAAGGAGAACCCGGTCGACGAGGCCGTGGCCGGCCACATCTACGCGATGATCGGTCTGAAGGACACCACGACCGGTGACACCCTGTGTGCACAGGACGCCCCGATCGTGCTCGAGTCCATGAGCTTCCCGGACCCGGTCATCCAGGTCTCGATCGAGCCCAAGACCAAGTCCGACCAGGAGAAGCTGGGCACCGCGATCCAGAAGCTCGCCGAAGAGGACCCGACGTTCTCCGTCGAGCTCGACGAGGAGACCGGCCAGACCGTCATCGGCGGCATGGGCGAGCTCCACCTCGACATCCTCGTCGACCGTATGCGTCGCGAGTTCAAGGTCGAGGCCAACGTCGGCAAGCCGCAGGTCGCCTACCGCGAGACCATCACCAAGAAGGTCGAGAAGCACGACTACACCCACAAGAAGCAGACGGGTGGATCGGGCCAGTTCGCCAAGGTGATCATCGCGCTGGAGCCGTTCGTCGGCGAAGACGGTGCCACCTACGAGTTCGAGAACAAGGTCTCCGGCGGTCGCATCCCTCGCGAGTACATCCCGTCCGTGGATGCAGGCGCGCAGGACGCGATGCAGTACGGCGTTCTCGCCGGCTACCCGCTGGTGAACCTGAAGCTGTCGCTGCTCGACGGTGCTTACCACGACGTCGACTCGTCGGAAATGGCCTTCAAGGTTGCCGGTTCGCAGGCGCTGAAGGAAGCCGCCCGCAAGGCCGGCCCGGTCATTCTCGAGCCGCTCATGGCTGTCGAGGTCACCACACCCGAGGAGTACATGGGTGACGTGATCGGCGACCTGAACTCCCGCCGTGGCCAGATCCAGGCCATGGAGGAACGCAGTGGTGCCCGTGTCGTGAAGGCGCTGGTTCCGCTCTCGGAGATGTTTGGTTACATCGGTGATCTGCGGTCGAAGACCCAGGGCCGGGCGAACTTCTCCATGGTGTTCGATTCCTACGCAGAGGTTCCCGCGAACGTCTCGAAGGAAATCATCGCCAAGGCGACCGGCGAGTAA
- the tuf gene encoding elongation factor Tu → MAKAKFERTKPHVNIGTIGHVDHGKTTLTAAITKVLHDAYPDLNEASAFDEIDKAPEEKARGITINISHVEYQTEKRHYAHVDAPGHADYIKNMITGAAQMDGAILVVAATDGPMPQTREHVLLARQVGVPYILVALNKADMVDDDEIIELVEMEVRELLAAQEFDEEAPVVKVSALKALEGDPEWTKNILELMAAVDESIPDPVRETEKPFLMPVEDVFTITGRGTVVTGRIERGVINVNEDVEIVGIKETKTKTTVTGIEMFRKLLDSGQAGDNVGLLVRGIKREDVERGQVVVKPGTTTPHTEFEGQAYILSKDEGGRHTPFFNNYRPQFYFRTTDVTGVVTLPEGTEMVMPGDNTEMSVKLIQPVAMDEGLRFAIREGGRTVGAGKVTKINK, encoded by the coding sequence GTGGCGAAGGCGAAGTTCGAGCGGACGAAGCCGCACGTGAACATCGGCACCATCGGTCACGTCGACCACGGCAAGACCACGCTGACCGCGGCCATCACCAAGGTTCTGCACGACGCGTACCCGGATCTCAACGAGGCCTCGGCCTTCGACGAGATCGACAAGGCTCCTGAGGAGAAGGCTCGCGGTATCACGATCAACATCTCGCATGTTGAGTACCAGACCGAGAAGCGCCACTACGCGCACGTCGACGCTCCCGGTCACGCCGACTACATCAAGAACATGATCACCGGTGCGGCGCAGATGGACGGCGCCATCCTCGTGGTCGCGGCCACCGACGGCCCGATGCCCCAGACGCGTGAGCACGTGCTGCTCGCCCGCCAGGTCGGCGTGCCGTACATCCTCGTCGCCCTGAACAAGGCCGACATGGTGGACGACGACGAGATCATCGAGCTCGTCGAGATGGAGGTCCGTGAGCTCCTCGCTGCGCAGGAGTTCGACGAGGAAGCCCCCGTCGTCAAGGTCTCCGCTCTCAAGGCGCTCGAGGGCGACCCGGAGTGGACCAAGAACATCCTCGAGCTCATGGCTGCGGTCGACGAGTCCATCCCGGACCCGGTTCGCGAGACCGAGAAGCCCTTCCTCATGCCCGTCGAGGACGTCTTCACGATCACCGGTCGTGGCACCGTCGTCACCGGTCGTATCGAGCGTGGCGTGATCAACGTCAACGAGGACGTCGAGATCGTCGGCATCAAGGAAACCAAGACCAAGACCACGGTCACGGGTATCGAGATGTTCCGCAAGCTCCTCGACTCGGGCCAGGCGGGCGACAACGTCGGTCTGCTGGTTCGTGGTATCAAGCGCGAAGATGTCGAGCGTGGACAGGTTGTCGTCAAGCCCGGCACCACCACCCCGCACACCGAGTTCGAGGGCCAGGCGTACATCCTGTCCAAGGACGAGGGCGGCCGCCACACGCCGTTCTTCAACAACTACCGTCCGCAGTTCTACTTCCGTACCACGGACGTGACGGGCGTTGTGACGCTGCCCGAGGGCACCGAGATGGTCATGCCCGGTGACAACACCGAGATGTCCGTCAAGCTGATCCAGCCCGTCGCCATGGACGAGGGCCTGCGCTTCGCGATCCGCGAAGGCGGCCGTACCGTCGGCGCCGGCAAGGTCACGAAGATCAACAAGTGA
- a CDS encoding DUF6286 domain-containing protein, whose amino-acid sequence MAEPSTAAAGPQDEALLDDTALRGELVIKERAVVKIAVAAALQVPGVVKQSGGLSRLTGRELPRADVSTGADAVAINLYIAVQWPCHLDLLNRRVRAQVHRQVEEMTNMPVIELNIVVVGTESAAPEDSSSESLFAEQGDPTAPPTPVAPVRPRTPRATPAAVPAAILVAVGALGLAVVAARELLIMRGTFANAPWIRNTVQWLGRLHWSDWIVPVAVGAIALGIVFIVAALKPRPRTHLPLAVGDTPIVWLRPTDLARNSSSHANTVPGVLSAHTTVDRKHVTVRVVRTESTPAGDVAISVREAVEPTLSLLGRSPELRVQVKP is encoded by the coding sequence GTGGCTGAACCGTCCACCGCAGCCGCCGGCCCCCAGGACGAGGCACTGCTCGACGACACCGCCCTGCGCGGCGAACTGGTGATCAAGGAACGCGCCGTCGTGAAGATCGCCGTCGCCGCGGCGCTCCAGGTGCCGGGCGTCGTCAAGCAGTCGGGCGGGCTGTCCCGCCTCACCGGTCGCGAACTCCCGCGCGCCGACGTCTCGACGGGGGCGGACGCCGTCGCGATCAACCTCTACATCGCAGTGCAGTGGCCGTGCCACCTCGACCTCCTCAACCGCCGGGTCCGCGCTCAGGTGCACCGTCAGGTCGAGGAGATGACCAACATGCCGGTCATCGAACTCAACATCGTGGTTGTCGGAACGGAATCTGCTGCACCCGAGGACAGTTCGAGCGAGAGCCTCTTCGCCGAGCAAGGGGACCCGACCGCGCCGCCCACCCCGGTGGCGCCCGTCCGGCCACGCACACCGCGGGCCACACCGGCCGCCGTGCCCGCCGCGATCCTCGTCGCCGTCGGAGCCCTCGGTCTCGCGGTCGTCGCCGCGCGCGAACTGCTGATCATGCGCGGCACCTTCGCCAACGCACCGTGGATCCGCAACACCGTCCAATGGCTCGGCCGGCTGCACTGGTCCGACTGGATCGTCCCCGTCGCCGTGGGCGCCATAGCGCTAGGGATCGTCTTCATCGTCGCGGCCCTCAAACCGCGGCCTCGCACCCATCTGCCACTCGCCGTCGGCGACACCCCTATCGTGTGGCTTCGCCCCACCGATCTGGCCCGCAATTCCAGCAGCCACGCCAACACCGTGCCCGGGGTGCTGTCGGCGCACACCACGGTCGACCGCAAACACGTCACCGTCCGCGTGGTGCGCACCGAGTCGACACCCGCAGGCGACGTGGCCATCTCCGTCCGCGAGGCCGTGGAACCGACGCTGTCGCTGCTCGGCCGATCCCCCGAACTCCGAGTGCAGGTGAAGCCGTGA
- a CDS encoding DUF2273 domain-containing protein, translating into MNSTVTGLIVGLLLALAGILGGFSGFVFAVLLGALGMAVGAHRDGHLDLGAILRSRGRG; encoded by the coding sequence ATGAACAGCACCGTCACCGGCCTGATCGTCGGATTACTGCTCGCCCTCGCCGGGATCCTCGGCGGGTTCAGCGGGTTCGTCTTCGCAGTCCTCCTCGGCGCCTTGGGCATGGCCGTCGGCGCGCACCGCGACGGCCACCTCGACCTCGGCGCCATCCTCCGAAGCCGCGGCCGTGGCTGA
- a CDS encoding Asp23/Gls24 family envelope stress response protein, which produces MTSDSGARSRVQFGAGATPELVSSEGRTIIADAVVAKIAGIATREINGVYDVGGGTARAVGALRDRIPGARVNHAQGVAVEVGEKQAAIDIGIVAEYGVALHELAVGIRRNVIAAVERMTGLEVTEVNITVFDVMLFDESEAVTELDGKPRVQ; this is translated from the coding sequence ATGACCAGCGATTCAGGCGCACGTAGCCGCGTGCAGTTCGGTGCGGGGGCGACGCCGGAACTCGTCAGTTCCGAGGGACGCACCATCATCGCGGACGCCGTGGTCGCCAAGATCGCGGGAATCGCCACACGCGAAATCAACGGCGTGTACGACGTGGGCGGCGGCACCGCGCGCGCCGTCGGCGCCCTCCGGGATCGCATCCCGGGTGCCCGCGTCAACCACGCGCAGGGCGTGGCCGTCGAGGTCGGGGAGAAGCAGGCCGCGATCGACATCGGCATCGTCGCCGAGTACGGCGTCGCACTGCACGAACTCGCGGTCGGCATCCGCCGGAACGTCATCGCCGCCGTCGAACGCATGACCGGACTCGAGGTGACCGAAGTGAACATCACCGTCTTCGACGTCATGCTGTTCGACGAATCCGAGGCCGTGACCGAACTCGACGGCAAACCGAGGGTGCAGTGA
- a CDS encoding twin-arginine translocation pathway signal has translation MSTETSPKPRRLLLILGALSVITAVLAGVLYFTLYRSDRRVDDSVRAAVTDTASQGAIALLSYRPDTVERDVGSARDRLTGEFLDYYTKFTTEVVIPAAKESQVATQATVAASGPVDVQADTARVLLFVNQTTTSAAKPDPATTATSIDVTLTKSGDNWLISGFDPVQAHE, from the coding sequence GTGAGCACCGAGACGTCACCGAAACCACGCAGGCTCCTCCTGATCCTGGGCGCGCTCAGTGTGATCACGGCCGTGCTGGCCGGAGTTCTGTACTTCACGCTCTACCGTTCCGACCGGCGCGTCGACGATTCCGTCCGCGCGGCCGTCACCGACACCGCATCGCAGGGCGCGATCGCGCTGCTGTCGTATCGGCCGGACACGGTGGAACGCGACGTCGGGTCCGCCCGGGATCGTCTGACGGGTGAGTTCCTCGACTACTACACGAAGTTCACGACCGAGGTCGTCATTCCGGCGGCGAAGGAGAGTCAGGTCGCCACGCAGGCAACCGTCGCCGCCTCCGGCCCCGTCGACGTGCAGGCCGACACCGCGAGAGTGCTGCTGTTCGTCAACCAGACCACCACCAGCGCAGCGAAACCGGACCCGGCGACGACGGCGACGAGCATCGACGTCACACTCACCAAATCCGGTGACAACTGGCTGATCTCCGGCTTCGATCCCGTTCAAGCCCACGAGTAG
- a CDS encoding acyl-CoA dehydrogenase family protein has product MNLALTDEELAFRDEMRTFFTTQIPAEIRERYARGEEVGKESFIESQRILNANGLATPHWPVEWGGRDWTAVQKHIWLDELQLASVPEPLAFNTSMVGPVIAAFGSQEQKEKFLPPTANLDIWWCQGFSEPEAGSDLASLKTRAVRDGDDYVINGQKTWTTLAQHADWIFVLARTNPDAPKKQAGISFILVDMKTPGVTVRPIKLIDGGYEVNEIFFEDVRVPAENLVGEENQGWSYAKFLLGNERTGVTRLGFSKVRLAQAKERAAEISVGEGTLLDDPLFAARVAELENEIIALELTQLRVVASSADGKPNPASSLLKLRGSELQQATLELLTDVAGPDSLPFAAGDGISSPRWAQRTAPTYLNYRKVSIYSGSSEVQRSIIASSILGL; this is encoded by the coding sequence ATGAATCTGGCCTTGACCGACGAGGAGCTGGCGTTCCGCGACGAGATGCGAACGTTCTTCACCACGCAGATTCCGGCGGAGATCCGCGAGCGCTATGCGCGCGGCGAAGAAGTGGGGAAAGAAAGCTTCATCGAGTCCCAGCGGATTCTGAACGCCAACGGCCTCGCGACGCCGCACTGGCCGGTCGAGTGGGGCGGTCGCGACTGGACCGCGGTGCAGAAGCACATCTGGCTCGACGAGTTGCAGCTCGCGTCGGTGCCCGAGCCGCTCGCGTTCAACACCAGTATGGTCGGCCCCGTCATCGCGGCGTTCGGGTCGCAGGAGCAGAAGGAGAAGTTCCTTCCGCCGACGGCCAACCTCGACATCTGGTGGTGCCAGGGATTCTCCGAACCCGAGGCCGGCTCCGACCTCGCGTCGCTGAAGACCCGCGCCGTCCGCGACGGCGACGACTACGTGATCAACGGCCAGAAGACGTGGACCACCCTCGCGCAGCACGCCGACTGGATCTTCGTCCTCGCCCGCACCAACCCGGACGCCCCCAAGAAGCAGGCCGGCATCTCCTTCATCCTCGTCGACATGAAGACGCCCGGCGTCACGGTGCGTCCGATCAAGCTGATCGACGGCGGGTACGAGGTCAACGAGATCTTCTTCGAGGACGTGCGCGTACCCGCCGAGAATCTGGTGGGTGAGGAGAATCAGGGCTGGAGCTACGCCAAGTTCCTGCTCGGCAACGAGCGCACCGGCGTCACCCGCCTCGGATTCTCCAAGGTTCGGCTCGCGCAGGCGAAGGAACGCGCCGCGGAGATCTCGGTCGGGGAGGGAACGCTCCTGGACGACCCGCTGTTCGCCGCCCGCGTCGCGGAACTGGAAAACGAGATCATCGCGCTCGAGCTAACCCAGCTGCGGGTGGTCGCCAGTTCCGCCGACGGCAAGCCGAACCCGGCGTCGTCGCTGCTGAAGCTGCGCGGTTCCGAACTGCAGCAGGCGACGCTCGAACTGCTCACCGACGTCGCGGGACCGGACTCCCTGCCCTTCGCCGCCGGTGACGGGATCTCCTCGCCGCGCTGGGCGCAGCGGACGGCACCCACCTATCTGAACTACCGCAAGGTTTCCATCTACAGCGGATCGAGCGAAGTGCAGCGCAGCATCATCGCCTCCTCGATCCTCGGATTGTGA
- a CDS encoding acyl-CoA dehydrogenase family protein, whose product MDFELTDEQKLLRDTTRELLGRSYDAEKRNIVTDTEQGWSPQVWKQLAEVGLLGLSFDEEDGGMGAGPVEVASVMTEIGRRLAPEPVLDAVLVPGGLIAAAGSTQQRRRILPDVSDGNLLLAFADREPGVRWPSPRVSTTATRNGDAWTLTGTKNPVPHGGSAHTLVVTAALPGGGVGLFLVDADAAGLTRTPYATHDGLRAAQVELSDTPAEPLGAGGDASSVIVGAQIRAQAALGAEAVGAMEEALRLTTEYLKTRKQFGVPIAKFQTLTHRAADMYVLLELARSMSLYATMSLADGTVDPVVASRAKLQIGRSARTIGQEAIQMHGGIGMTAEYPVGHYVSRLTAIEHTLGGSDDHLRVLAAATTPGTISII is encoded by the coding sequence ATGGACTTCGAACTGACCGACGAACAGAAACTGCTGCGCGACACCACCCGGGAACTGCTCGGCCGCAGTTACGACGCCGAGAAGCGCAACATCGTCACCGACACCGAGCAGGGGTGGAGCCCGCAGGTGTGGAAGCAACTCGCCGAGGTGGGGCTGCTGGGTCTGAGCTTCGACGAGGAGGACGGCGGGATGGGCGCCGGACCCGTCGAGGTCGCGTCGGTGATGACCGAGATCGGTCGCAGGCTCGCACCCGAACCGGTCCTCGACGCGGTCCTCGTACCTGGTGGACTGATCGCCGCCGCGGGCAGCACGCAGCAGCGGCGCCGGATTCTGCCCGACGTGTCGGACGGCAACCTCCTGCTGGCCTTCGCCGATCGGGAACCGGGTGTGCGCTGGCCGTCTCCCCGGGTGTCGACGACCGCGACGAGGAACGGTGACGCGTGGACGCTGACCGGCACCAAGAATCCGGTCCCGCACGGCGGCAGCGCGCACACGCTGGTCGTCACCGCGGCGCTCCCGGGCGGTGGGGTCGGGCTGTTCCTGGTCGACGCCGATGCGGCCGGTCTGACCCGCACCCCGTACGCCACCCACGACGGGCTGCGGGCCGCGCAGGTGGAACTGTCCGACACCCCGGCGGAGCCGCTCGGTGCGGGCGGCGACGCGTCGTCGGTGATCGTGGGCGCGCAGATCCGGGCGCAGGCGGCACTGGGCGCGGAGGCGGTCGGTGCGATGGAGGAGGCGCTTCGGCTGACGACCGAGTACCTGAAGACCCGCAAGCAGTTCGGTGTCCCGATCGCGAAGTTCCAGACGCTGACGCACCGGGCGGCCGACATGTATGTGTTGCTGGAATTGGCGCGCAGCATGAGTCTCTACGCGACGATGTCGCTGGCCGACGGCACCGTCGATCCGGTGGTCGCCTCACGCGCCAAGCTGCAGATCGGCCGTTCCGCCCGCACGATCGGCCAGGAGGCGATCCAGATGCACGGCGGCATCGGCATGACCGCCGAGTACCCGGTCGGGCACTACGTCAGCCGGTTGACCGCAATCGAGCACACCCTCGGCGGTTCCGACGACCACCTGCGGGTGCTCGCGGCGGCGACCACTCCGGGGACGATCAGCATCATCTAG
- a CDS encoding VWA domain-containing protein gives MSEDAERLRRWRLVLGNAAEESTGGLASRADTSMDGALAALYDTSSEGSKSRRRGAGLGGSAPKVARWLGDIRTYFPSSVVQVMQKDAIDRLGLTQLLLEPELLDAVEPDVHLVGTLLSLNRVMPETSKATARMVVEKVVRQVEDRIAQKTRTAVTGALNRSARINNPKYRDIDWNRTIRANLAHYLPEHKTVVPERLLGYGRRSQTVHRDVVLAIDQSGSMASSVVYASVFGAVLASVRALKTSLVVFDTAVVDLTDRLSDPVDVLFGTQLGGGTDINRAIAYSQSLIDRPAESLFVLISDLYEGGIRAEMLRRMAAMKSAGVQVVVLLALSDDGAPSFDHDNAAALGGLGIPTFACTPDNFPELLALALERGDIGRWADGLRTD, from the coding sequence GTGAGCGAGGACGCGGAGCGGCTACGACGGTGGCGCCTGGTCCTCGGCAATGCCGCCGAGGAGTCCACCGGCGGGCTGGCGTCCCGGGCGGACACCTCGATGGACGGCGCACTCGCCGCCCTCTACGACACCAGCAGCGAGGGGTCGAAGAGCCGGCGCCGCGGCGCCGGCCTCGGTGGATCCGCCCCCAAGGTCGCGCGCTGGCTCGGCGACATCCGCACCTACTTTCCGAGCAGCGTCGTGCAGGTGATGCAGAAGGACGCCATCGACCGGCTCGGACTCACGCAACTGCTTCTCGAACCCGAACTGCTCGACGCCGTCGAACCGGACGTCCACCTCGTCGGCACACTGCTGAGCCTGAACCGGGTGATGCCCGAGACCAGCAAGGCCACCGCCCGGATGGTCGTCGAGAAAGTGGTCCGGCAGGTGGAGGACCGGATCGCGCAGAAGACCCGGACCGCGGTGACCGGCGCACTCAACAGGTCGGCCCGCATCAACAACCCCAAGTACCGCGACATCGACTGGAATCGCACCATCCGCGCCAACCTCGCGCACTACCTGCCCGAACACAAGACGGTGGTGCCCGAACGGCTCCTCGGATACGGCCGCCGATCGCAGACCGTGCACCGCGACGTCGTCCTCGCCATCGACCAGTCCGGCTCGATGGCGTCGAGCGTCGTGTACGCATCCGTGTTCGGTGCGGTACTCGCGTCCGTGCGCGCACTGAAGACGTCGCTGGTCGTGTTCGACACTGCGGTCGTGGACCTCACCGACAGGTTGTCCGATCCCGTCGACGTCCTGTTCGGGACGCAACTCGGCGGCGGCACCGACATCAACCGGGCCATCGCCTACAGCCAGTCACTGATCGACAGGCCGGCGGAATCGCTGTTCGTGCTGATCTCGGACCTGTACGAGGGCGGCATCCGCGCAGAGATGCTGCGGCGGATGGCGGCGATGAAGAGCGCCGGCGTCCAAGTGGTGGTGCTGCTGGCACTGTCCGACGACGGCGCGCCGTCGTTCGATCACGACAACGCGGCAGCACTGGGTGGGCTCGGCATCCCGACGTTCGCGTGCACCCCGGACAACTTCCCGGAACTGCTGGCGCTCGCACTCGAACGCGGAGACATCGGCCGCTGGGCGGACGGTCTACGGACGGACTGA